A genomic segment from Sorangium aterium encodes:
- the purL gene encoding phosphoribosylformylglycinamidine synthase: protein MAAFRHVRGARALSPFRTDKRLTELKQRVPEVVGLGSRWIYFVHSRASLDERGEHVLSHLLDDDALAHGGGGTGEDEGQLVLVVSRFGTLSPWSSKATDIAWVAGLAAVQRIERGIAYYVRASRPLTGEELARAAGALHDRMTESVAFDLAAGQALFREEKPRPLARVPLSREGRLSLTRANKELGLALAEDEIDYLLAAFTELRRDPSDVELMMFAQANSEHCRHKIFKADWVIDGEAQGLSLFKMIQNTFAVTPHHVLSAYSDNAAVMEGLDAERFFPQPGAGALYETRREPAHVLMKVETHNHPTAISPHPGASTGSGGEIRDEGATGRGAKPKAGLTGFSVSNLRIPGFEQPWEAESIGKPDRIVSALDIMIDGPLGGAAFNNEFGRPALAGYFRTFEQKVPGDGSGASSVRGYHKPIMLAGGLGNVRPELALKKTFPAGAPIVVLGGPAMLIGLGGGAASSMASGSSSADLDFASVQRDNPEMQRRCQEVIDRCNALGAGSPILSIHDVGAGGLSNALPELVHDAGVGGRFELRRVPSVEPGMSPLEIWCNEAQERYVLALDGSRLEIFEEICRRERCPYAVVGHSTTQKDLVLDDAELDDQPIDMPLSVLLGKPPKMTRDVRRLPSPRQALDAAKLPLREAVYRLLRLPTVADKSFLITIGDRTITGLVHRDQMVGPWQVAVADAAVTLTDYTGYGGEAMAMGERAPLAVLDAAASARMAVGEALTNLASAPIESLERVKLSANWMAAAGAPGEDAKLYEAVKAVGLELCPALGLAIPVGKDSMSMRTVWDGGQKSVVSPISLIVSAFARVPDVRGALTPQLRTDVGDTVLVAVDLGRGKNRLGLSAFATVSEQVGDSVPDVDSPADLRAFFETVQSLRQRGLVLAYHDRSDGGLFVTWAEMSFAGRVGAELSLDALAANISLPAAQAAALFSEELGALLQVRAQDAPEVISAFARAGLEGAAHVVGKLRSDDRLVVTAGGQAVLDEPRVDLRRAWSETSYRMRALRDNPEKAREEFDALLDAGDPGISPHLPFDVERSLARPLIEAASERPKVAILREQGVNGQIEMAAAFHRAGFAAHDVHMSDLMSGAVSLESFRGLAACGGFSYGDVLGAGMGWARSALFHSKTREALSAFFTRPNTFALGICNGCQMMAGLKDIIPGAQRWPRFVKNRSEQFEARLAQVEILESPSVLLRGLVGARLPVAVAHGEGYAHFASDADRRAARVAARWVDGRGQVATRYPANPNGSPDGITGLTTDDGRVTILMPHPERVFRAVQHSWAPPEWSERGPWLRLFESARAFVG from the coding sequence ATGGCTGCCTTCCGACACGTCCGCGGCGCGCGCGCTCTCTCTCCGTTTCGTACCGACAAGCGCCTGACCGAGCTGAAGCAGCGGGTGCCCGAGGTGGTCGGGCTGGGGAGCCGCTGGATCTACTTCGTGCACTCGCGGGCCTCGCTCGACGAGCGCGGCGAGCACGTGCTGTCGCATCTCTTGGACGACGACGCGCTGGCGCACGGCGGGGGCGGGACGGGCGAGGACGAAGGTCAGCTCGTGCTGGTGGTGTCGCGCTTCGGCACCCTCTCGCCCTGGAGCTCGAAGGCGACCGACATCGCCTGGGTGGCGGGGCTCGCGGCGGTGCAGCGGATCGAGCGGGGCATCGCCTACTACGTGCGGGCGTCCCGGCCGCTGACCGGCGAGGAGCTGGCGCGCGCGGCGGGGGCGCTGCACGATCGGATGACCGAGTCGGTGGCCTTCGACTTGGCGGCCGGGCAGGCGCTCTTTCGCGAGGAAAAGCCGCGGCCCCTCGCTCGCGTGCCGCTGTCGCGCGAGGGGCGGCTTTCGCTGACGCGCGCCAACAAGGAGCTCGGCTTGGCCCTGGCGGAGGACGAGATCGACTACCTGCTGGCCGCGTTCACGGAGCTGAGGCGGGATCCGAGCGACGTCGAGCTGATGATGTTCGCGCAGGCCAACAGCGAGCACTGTCGGCACAAGATCTTCAAGGCCGACTGGGTGATCGACGGCGAGGCGCAGGGGCTCTCGCTGTTCAAGATGATCCAGAACACCTTCGCGGTGACGCCGCACCATGTCCTGTCGGCGTACAGCGACAACGCGGCGGTCATGGAGGGGCTCGACGCCGAGCGCTTCTTTCCACAGCCGGGCGCCGGCGCGCTGTACGAGACGCGGCGCGAGCCGGCGCACGTGCTGATGAAGGTGGAGACCCACAACCATCCCACGGCCATTTCGCCGCATCCCGGCGCTTCGACGGGCAGCGGCGGCGAGATCCGTGACGAGGGCGCCACGGGGCGAGGCGCGAAGCCCAAGGCCGGGCTCACCGGTTTTTCGGTGTCGAACCTGCGCATTCCCGGCTTCGAGCAGCCGTGGGAAGCCGAGTCGATCGGCAAGCCCGATCGCATCGTCTCGGCGCTCGACATCATGATCGACGGGCCGCTCGGCGGCGCCGCCTTCAACAACGAGTTCGGGCGTCCTGCCCTGGCCGGCTACTTCCGGACCTTCGAGCAGAAGGTGCCGGGCGACGGCAGCGGGGCCTCCAGCGTGCGCGGCTATCACAAGCCCATCATGCTGGCGGGCGGGCTCGGCAATGTGCGGCCCGAGCTGGCGCTGAAGAAGACCTTCCCGGCCGGGGCGCCCATCGTCGTGCTCGGCGGGCCGGCCATGTTGATCGGCCTGGGCGGCGGCGCGGCGTCGTCGATGGCCTCGGGCTCGTCGTCCGCCGATCTGGATTTCGCCTCGGTGCAGCGGGACAACCCGGAGATGCAGCGGCGCTGCCAGGAGGTCATCGATCGCTGCAACGCCCTGGGCGCCGGTTCGCCCATCCTCAGCATCCACGACGTGGGCGCGGGCGGCCTGTCGAACGCCTTGCCCGAGCTCGTGCACGACGCGGGCGTGGGAGGGCGCTTCGAGCTGCGCCGAGTGCCCTCGGTCGAGCCCGGCATGTCGCCGCTCGAGATCTGGTGCAACGAGGCGCAGGAGCGCTACGTGCTGGCTCTGGACGGCTCACGCCTGGAGATCTTCGAGGAGATCTGCCGGCGCGAGCGCTGCCCCTACGCCGTGGTCGGTCACTCGACGACGCAGAAAGATCTGGTGCTCGACGACGCCGAGCTCGACGACCAGCCGATCGACATGCCGCTGTCGGTCTTGCTCGGCAAGCCGCCCAAGATGACGCGCGACGTCCGCCGCCTGCCCTCGCCCAGACAGGCGCTCGACGCCGCCAAGCTGCCGCTGCGCGAGGCGGTCTATCGCCTGCTGCGGCTGCCCACGGTGGCCGACAAGTCCTTCCTCATCACCATCGGCGACCGCACCATCACCGGCCTCGTGCACCGCGATCAGATGGTCGGGCCCTGGCAGGTGGCCGTGGCCGATGCAGCGGTGACGCTGACCGACTACACGGGCTACGGCGGCGAGGCCATGGCCATGGGCGAGCGCGCCCCGCTCGCCGTGCTCGACGCCGCGGCCTCGGCGCGCATGGCCGTGGGCGAGGCGCTGACCAACCTGGCATCGGCTCCGATCGAGAGCCTCGAGCGCGTGAAATTGTCGGCGAACTGGATGGCAGCGGCCGGAGCCCCCGGTGAGGACGCCAAGCTCTATGAAGCCGTGAAGGCGGTGGGCCTCGAGCTGTGCCCGGCGCTCGGTCTCGCCATCCCCGTCGGCAAGGACAGCATGTCGATGCGCACGGTCTGGGACGGCGGCCAGAAGAGCGTCGTCTCTCCCATCTCGCTCATCGTCTCGGCCTTCGCCCGTGTGCCGGACGTGCGCGGCGCGCTCACGCCCCAGCTCCGCACCGACGTCGGGGACACCGTGCTCGTGGCCGTCGACCTGGGACGCGGCAAGAATCGCCTGGGCCTCTCGGCGTTCGCCACCGTCAGCGAGCAAGTGGGCGACAGCGTGCCGGACGTCGACTCGCCGGCCGATCTGCGCGCCTTCTTCGAGACCGTACAGAGCCTGCGGCAGCGGGGGCTGGTGCTCGCCTACCACGATCGCTCGGACGGCGGCCTGTTCGTCACCTGGGCCGAGATGAGCTTCGCCGGCCGCGTCGGCGCGGAGCTGTCGCTCGATGCGCTGGCGGCGAACATCTCGCTTCCGGCCGCTCAGGCTGCAGCCTTGTTCTCGGAAGAGCTGGGCGCGCTCCTGCAGGTGCGTGCCCAGGACGCGCCCGAGGTCATCTCGGCCTTCGCCCGCGCCGGTCTCGAGGGAGCGGCGCACGTCGTCGGCAAGCTCCGCAGCGACGATCGACTGGTGGTGACCGCGGGCGGCCAGGCCGTGCTCGACGAGCCGCGCGTGGACTTGCGCCGCGCCTGGTCCGAGACCAGCTACCGCATGCGAGCGCTGCGCGACAATCCCGAGAAGGCCCGCGAGGAGTTCGACGCGCTGCTCGACGCCGGGGATCCGGGCATCTCGCCGCATCTGCCCTTCGACGTCGAACGATCGCTGGCTCGCCCGCTCATCGAAGCCGCCAGCGAACGGCCCAAGGTGGCCATTTTGCGCGAGCAGGGCGTCAACGGTCAGATCGAGATGGCCGCCGCCTTCCACCGCGCCGGCTTCGCCGCCCACGACGTGCACATGAGCGATCTGATGAGCGGCGCCGTGTCGCTCGAGAGCTTCCGCGGCCTGGCCGCCTGCGGCGGTTTTTCCTACGGCGACGTGCTCGGCGCCGGCATGGGTTGGGCCCGCTCGGCGCTCTTTCACAGCAAGACGCGCGAGGCGCTGTCGGCCTTCTTCACGCGACCGAACACCTTCGCCCTCGGCATCTGCAACGGCTGCCAGATGATGGCCGGCCTCAAGGACATCATCCCCGGTGCCCAGCGCTGGCCGCGCTTCGTCAAGAACCGTTCCGAACAGTTCGAGGCCCGTCTTGCCCAGGTCGAAATCCTGGAGAGCCCCTCGGTGCTGCTGCGCGGCTTGGTGGGCGCGCGCCTGCCCGTGGCCGTGGCCCACGGCGAGGGCTATGCCCACTTCGCCAGCGACGCCGATCGCCGCGCCGCGCGTGTGGCGGCCCGCTGGGTGGACGGCCGCGGTCAGGTCGCCACGCGCTACCCCGCCAACCCCAACGGCTCGCCCGACGGCATCACCGGCCTCACCACCGACGACGGCCGTGTGACGATCCTCATGCCGCACCCCGAGCGCGTCTTCCGCGCCGTGCAGCACAGCTGGGCTCCCCCCGAGTGGTCGGAACGCGGCCCCTGGCTGCGCCTCTTCGAGAGCGCGCGGGCGTTCGTGGGCTGA
- a CDS encoding FAD-dependent oxidoreductase, which yields MATQGNPKIRIAHAAPLGDDARLLRLERVDGAEIGFAGGQYVIINTGVTLPGGRLAKRAYSLLSSDAEQRAVEIAVKRIGAGPGSNVLNDIAVGAELEFSGPWGKLRLAPGFSGRALVIATDTGITAALGIARGAAAAGAAQLDLLWLVEPSETFASEPFVRERLPAAVRLTVSRDLPPIGHPERPARACALVDGQLAAGPYDAVLCAGDGTVLYPLRDHLVSLGAPEGSVLLESFFNNPAKKSL from the coding sequence ATGGCAACACAAGGCAACCCGAAGATCAGGATCGCCCACGCAGCGCCGCTCGGTGACGACGCCCGGCTGCTCCGGCTCGAGCGCGTCGACGGCGCGGAGATCGGCTTCGCCGGCGGGCAGTACGTGATCATCAACACCGGCGTCACCCTGCCCGGCGGCAGGCTCGCGAAGCGCGCCTACTCGCTGCTCTCCAGCGACGCCGAGCAGCGCGCCGTCGAGATCGCGGTGAAGCGCATCGGCGCCGGGCCGGGGTCGAACGTGCTCAACGACATCGCCGTCGGCGCCGAGCTCGAGTTTAGCGGCCCCTGGGGCAAGCTGCGGCTCGCGCCGGGCTTCTCCGGCCGGGCGCTCGTGATCGCCACCGACACCGGCATCACCGCCGCCCTCGGGATCGCCCGGGGCGCGGCCGCCGCCGGCGCGGCGCAGCTCGACCTGCTCTGGCTCGTCGAGCCGAGCGAGACCTTCGCCTCCGAGCCGTTCGTCCGCGAGCGCCTCCCCGCCGCCGTTCGCCTCACGGTCTCCCGCGACCTCCCCCCGATCGGCCACCCCGAGCGGCCAGCGCGCGCGTGCGCACTCGTGGACGGGCAGCTCGCGGCCGGGCCGTACGACGCCGTGCTCTGCGCGGGCGACGGCACGGTCCTCTACCCGCTCCGCGACCACCTGGTCTCGCTCGGCGCGCCGGAGGGGAGCGTGCTCCTGGAGAGCTTCTTCAACAACCCTGCGAAGAAGTCTTTGTAA
- a CDS encoding DUF3209 family protein: MACHEIAALRLGLMNILGIDDPAERTHELAELGAAAAEPGPVSAMLRAGDLKNLSRLFEGSLVELQEKVAKTPSGDPKLPYLRSLLILTKQVELDLRAQVDGLGRLYRELEEMHDFVHEIYPAE; encoded by the coding sequence ATGGCCTGTCACGAGATCGCCGCGCTTCGCCTTGGGCTCATGAACATCCTGGGGATCGATGATCCCGCCGAGCGCACGCACGAGCTCGCCGAGCTCGGCGCCGCGGCCGCCGAGCCAGGGCCGGTCTCGGCGATGCTGCGCGCCGGGGACCTGAAGAACCTCTCGCGCCTCTTCGAGGGGTCGCTCGTGGAGCTCCAGGAGAAGGTCGCCAAGACCCCCTCCGGCGACCCGAAGCTGCCTTATCTGCGCTCGCTCCTCATCCTGACGAAGCAGGTCGAGCTCGATCTGCGCGCCCAGGTCGACGGGCTCGGCCGGCTCTACCGGGAGCTCGAGGAGATGCACGACTTCGTGCACGAGATCTACCCGGCCGAGTGA
- a CDS encoding CbiX/SirB N-terminal domain-containing protein, with protein sequence MHDDGLLLIGHGSRDAASNAEFEAIVADYAAARPEIAVQHGYIELATPHLADALAALAARASRVAVVPLFLFAAGHVKNDIPLALERARAAHPGVRFSAARPLGVHPALAQIAFERAATALPDDPAARARSALVVVGRGSSDPDANGDFCKTARLIGEGRGLQLVEPTFIGVTRPSVEETLERVARHRPERVVVVPYFLFAGRLMTKLAEQVDRFSSTYPWIRASLAPHLGRSSALEGLIDERARQAFAGEAPLPCDTCMYRTALPGLAREVGGLKAMLYSVRHTLTHTQASNHPHAHRSLRKHVLVCGNADCVDRGSLALLESVRRLVKQAGQQQQIRVTRTSCMGRCGEGPTVAVYPDGVWYRGVREEDAKDLVEEHLLGDRLVARLVDDIMQ encoded by the coding sequence GTGCATGACGACGGTCTCCTGCTGATCGGCCACGGCAGCCGCGACGCCGCGTCGAACGCCGAGTTCGAGGCGATCGTGGCCGATTACGCCGCGGCGCGGCCCGAGATCGCCGTGCAGCACGGCTACATCGAGCTGGCGACGCCGCACCTCGCCGACGCGCTCGCGGCGCTCGCGGCGCGGGCGTCGCGGGTGGCGGTCGTGCCGCTCTTCCTGTTCGCCGCGGGGCACGTGAAGAACGACATCCCGCTCGCGCTCGAGCGGGCGCGGGCCGCGCACCCGGGCGTGCGCTTCTCGGCGGCGCGGCCGCTCGGCGTGCACCCGGCGCTCGCGCAGATCGCGTTCGAGCGCGCCGCGACCGCGCTGCCGGACGACCCGGCGGCGCGGGCCCGGTCGGCGCTCGTCGTCGTGGGGCGCGGGTCGAGCGACCCGGACGCGAACGGCGATTTCTGCAAGACGGCGCGCCTCATCGGCGAGGGCCGCGGGCTCCAGCTCGTCGAGCCGACCTTCATCGGCGTCACCCGGCCTTCGGTCGAGGAGACGCTGGAGCGGGTCGCGCGGCACCGGCCGGAGCGCGTCGTGGTGGTCCCCTACTTCCTCTTCGCTGGGCGGCTCATGACGAAGCTCGCCGAGCAGGTCGACCGCTTCTCGTCGACGTACCCGTGGATCCGGGCGTCGCTCGCGCCGCACCTCGGCCGGTCGAGCGCGCTCGAGGGGCTGATCGACGAGCGCGCGCGCCAGGCGTTCGCCGGCGAGGCGCCGCTCCCCTGCGACACTTGCATGTACCGCACCGCGCTGCCGGGGCTCGCCCGGGAGGTCGGCGGGCTCAAGGCGATGCTCTACAGCGTGCGCCACACGCTCACGCACACGCAGGCGTCGAACCACCCGCATGCCCACCGCTCGCTGCGCAAGCACGTGCTCGTCTGCGGCAACGCCGACTGCGTGGACCGCGGCAGCCTGGCGCTGCTCGAGTCGGTGCGCCGCCTCGTGAAGCAGGCCGGCCAGCAGCAGCAGATCCGCGTGACGAGGACGTCGTGCATGGGGCGCTGCGGCGAGGGGCCGACGGTCGCCGTCTACCCCGACGGGGTCTGGTACCGCGGCGTCCGCGAGGAGGACGCGAAGGACCTCGTCGAGGAGCACCTGCTCGGCGACCGGCTGGTGGCCCGGCTCGTCGACGACATCATGCAATGA
- a CDS encoding energy-coupling factor ABC transporter ATP-binding protein — protein sequence MIAIALRAPRLGYRRGEPVLRDVRLDVAEGESVAVLGGNGAGKTALLRTLVGLLPAPGGGVEIAGRRVGSPSDAVAAGAALVLQDPDDQLLGATLLDDVLFGPRNLGLPAPEARRRAEEALAAVQIAHLADRAIEALSFGERKRACIAGMLAMRPRVLLLDEPTAGLDPEGELALCQTLRALSEQQGTTLVTATHAVDLVPLFATRAVLLGDGQVLADGPPREVFARGELLARARVRRPWVAELWTRMRPVPPQSGAGLPLTLEEALACMTTVSC from the coding sequence ATGATCGCGATCGCGCTGCGCGCCCCCCGGCTCGGCTACCGGCGCGGCGAGCCCGTGCTGCGCGACGTGCGCCTCGACGTCGCCGAGGGCGAGTCCGTGGCGGTGCTCGGCGGCAACGGCGCTGGCAAGACCGCGCTGCTCCGGACGCTCGTCGGGCTCCTCCCGGCGCCCGGCGGCGGCGTCGAGATCGCGGGCCGCCGCGTGGGCTCGCCCTCGGACGCCGTCGCCGCGGGCGCCGCGCTCGTGCTCCAGGACCCGGACGACCAGCTGCTCGGCGCGACGCTCCTCGACGACGTCCTGTTCGGCCCGCGAAACCTCGGCCTGCCCGCGCCCGAGGCGCGGCGCCGCGCCGAGGAGGCGCTCGCCGCCGTGCAGATCGCGCACCTCGCCGATCGGGCCATCGAGGCGCTGAGCTTCGGCGAGCGCAAGCGCGCGTGCATCGCCGGGATGCTGGCGATGCGGCCGCGGGTGCTGCTGCTCGACGAGCCGACCGCGGGGCTCGACCCGGAGGGCGAGCTCGCCCTGTGCCAGACGCTGCGCGCGCTCTCCGAGCAGCAGGGGACCACGCTGGTCACCGCGACGCACGCCGTGGATCTCGTGCCGCTCTTCGCAACGCGCGCGGTCCTGCTCGGCGACGGCCAGGTCCTCGCGGACGGGCCGCCGCGGGAGGTGTTCGCGCGGGGGGAGCTCCTCGCGCGGGCGCGGGTGCGGCGGCCGTGGGTCGCCGAGCTCTGGACCCGGATGAGGCCTGTGCCGCCCCAGAGCGGCGCGGGCCTCCCGCTCACCCTGGAGGAGGCGCTCGCGTGCATGACGACGGTCTCCTGCTGA
- a CDS encoding CbiQ family ECF transporter T component, translating into MRTDPPARLRDVDARLRLGAAVAACCVAAGARSPVTPAALLLLACAALRLQGTPARAVLRAAAPAAWIGAVAAALALALTPGAPLLPGAPFPVDAITAEGARRAVAIGARVLAAAAVLRWLAGAAAPAEIEAALAGLGVPAALVELLALTRRFAGVLQRAADSAWSAAALRGGFTGPGAAARSAGAVAGVVALRTLERSESAALAMQLRGYQGKLPVADRRASAPAANLAFAAAALAALGLSVAAGEAG; encoded by the coding sequence GTGCGGACTGATCCCCCCGCGCGGCTCCGCGACGTGGACGCCCGGCTCCGCCTCGGGGCCGCCGTGGCGGCGTGCTGCGTCGCCGCGGGCGCGCGCTCGCCCGTCACGCCGGCCGCGCTGCTCCTCCTCGCGTGCGCGGCCCTCCGCCTCCAGGGCACGCCGGCGCGCGCCGTCCTCCGCGCCGCCGCGCCCGCCGCATGGATCGGCGCGGTCGCGGCGGCGCTCGCGCTCGCGCTCACGCCGGGGGCGCCGCTCCTCCCCGGCGCGCCGTTCCCTGTCGACGCGATCACGGCCGAGGGGGCCCGCCGCGCCGTCGCCATCGGCGCGCGCGTCCTCGCGGCGGCCGCGGTGCTCCGGTGGCTCGCCGGCGCCGCCGCGCCGGCCGAGATCGAGGCGGCGCTCGCCGGGCTCGGCGTCCCCGCGGCCCTCGTCGAGCTGCTCGCGCTGACGCGGCGCTTCGCCGGCGTGCTCCAGCGCGCGGCCGACAGCGCGTGGAGCGCCGCCGCGCTCCGCGGCGGGTTCACCGGCCCCGGCGCCGCCGCGCGCTCGGCCGGCGCCGTCGCAGGCGTCGTGGCGCTCCGGACGCTGGAGCGCTCCGAGAGCGCCGCGCTCGCCATGCAGCTCCGCGGCTACCAGGGGAAGCTCCCCGTCGCCGACCGGAGGGCGAGCGCGCCCGCCGCGAACCTCGCGTTCGCCGCCGCCGCCCTCGCGGCCCTCGGGCTCAGCGTCGCCGCGGGAGAGGCCGGATGA